The Anopheles coluzzii chromosome 2, AcolN3, whole genome shotgun sequence genome window below encodes:
- the LOC120953425 gene encoding arylalkylamine N-acetyltransferase-like 2 gives MNGGYSKILYRIAAPNECDRIRQALLAFYFPEELVTRSYLDESQPQIGPTEEHIQYALSFVHQGMAAVAIEQDHGTIVGVTIARCVKPGTADELLAMVPVAGSRRWAETLRLFAHLEHTGDVCGRFRSRRSYHVFVLAVEPHFRRRAIGQKLMDFQLARGKSLRFRVVSADVTCEVAARICERMDMRCVCAMSLNQYRNQSGEHPFVVTGPNHIVSTYARYV, from the coding sequence ATGAACGGAGGCTACTCCAAAATTCTGTACCGCATTGCGGCGCCGAACGAGTGCGATCGCATCCGGCAGGCACTGCTGGCGTTCTACTTCCCGGAGGAGCTGGTCACGCGATCGTACCTCGACGAGAGTCAACCCCAGATCGGCCCCACGGAAGAGCACATCCAGTATGCACTGTCCTTCGTGCACCAGGGCATGGCAGCGGTAGCGATCGAGCAAGACCATGGCACGATCGTTGGCGTTACGATCGCACGGTGTGTGAAACCGGGCACGGCTGACGAGCTGCTGGCAATGGTACCGGTGGCCGGATCGCGACGCTGGGCCGAAACGTTGCGACTGTTTGCCCATCTCGAGCACACTGGGGACGTTTGTGGACGGTTCCGTTCGCGCCGCTCGTACCACGTGTTCGTGCTGGCGGTGGAGCCTCACTTTAGACGCCGCGCAATTGGACAGAAGCTGATGGACTTTCAGTTGGCAAGGGGGAAGTCGCTTCGCTTTCGGGTGGTAAGTGCGGACGTTACGTGTGAGGTGGCCGCACGGATATGCGAGCGGATGGAtatgcggtgtgtgtgtgcgatgtcGCTGAACCAGTACCGGAACCAGTCCGGCGAGCATCCGTTTGTGGTAACGGGGCCGAATCACATCGTAAGCACGTACGCGCGGTACGTTTAA
- the LOC120952194 gene encoding MIT domain-containing protein 1 encodes MATPTMMAVTLLTRAIEYDVVGRKLEALKLYEDGIESLLKESKAETDPKRKQHYQTKIVEYMNRAEQVKELVTRWKSKGVISDRIHIVEGATGYSYGRIFGKYFNDEVHEILLEEPYVREHHQICNLVMFCELAVNSCRNLKYIQLATVKEAKNGDEQGRAFEVLKQSLHKQAVKFVVEYSEHMHDRQVILSNGYVIKIGRGLNYFKPSPSKYCLGAFNYHFRECRETNADVFYCPENNKS; translated from the exons ATGGCCACACCGACGATGATGGCCGTTACGCTGCTTACGCGGGCCATCGAATACGATGTGGTTGGACGCAAGCTGGAAGCGCTTAAGCTGTACGAAGATGGCATCGAATCGCTGCTAAAAGAATCCAAAG CCGAAACGGACCCAAAGCGGAAGCAGCACTATCAGACCAAAATCGTGGAGTATATGAACCGGGCGGAACAGGTGAAGGAACTGGTCACCCGATGGAAGAGCAAGGGTGTGATTAGCGACCGGATACACATCGTGGAGGGTGCTACCGGGTACAGCTACGGCCGAATATTTGGCAAGTACTTTAACGACGAAGTGCACGAAATACTGCTCGAGGAGCCGTATGTGCGGGAGCACCACCAGATTTGTAATTTGGTGATGTTCTGCGAGCTGGCCGTGAACAGTTGCCGCAATCTGAAGTACATCCAGCTGGCCACGGTTAAGGAGGCAAAGAATGGTGACGAACAGGGTCGGGCGTTCGAAGTGCTGAAGCAAAGTTTGCACAAACAAGCCGTCAAGTTTGTGGTGGAATACTCGGAACACATGCACGATCGGCAAGTAAT ACTTAGCAATGGATACGTCATTAAGATTGGTCGCGGCCTGAACTACTTCAAACCGTCCCCGAGCAAGTACTGTCTCGGCGCCTTCAACTACCATTTCCGGGAGTGCCGGGAAACGAACGCGGACGTGTTCTACTGTCCGGAGAATAATAAATCATGA